A DNA window from Fusarium fujikuroi IMI 58289 draft genome, chromosome FFUJ_chr11 contains the following coding sequences:
- a CDS encoding related to 7alpha-cephem-methoxylase P8 chain translates to MTTGLFNYIDPTSSLDDNGKRVKPWAKVDVDQTSFERSQHKRDVVDIRNAASITAFGVDVSGFDVFKSPAKETEFTDDAAVRNGYYGEVEALLKERIPEIKKVVIFDHTIRRREKSSPRQPVQQVHVDQTPGAAEARVRRHTDPSETEELLKGRYQIINVWRPIGHPATDFPLAVVDYRTTKPEDMIKVDLLYPKREDNDDDDRGKEVLPDASTLRSTEGYQIKGETYSVAPNDGHKFYYAKDMTPEEVMLIKCFDSKSEVHEGGQHGLAGYTPHTAFVDPATPADAKGRQSIEVRCLVFY, encoded by the coding sequence ATGACAACCGGGCTCTTCAACTATATCGATCCGACATCGAGTCTCGATGACAACGGAAAAAGGGTCAAGCCTTGGGCTAAAGTCGACGTGGACCAAACTTCTTTCGAGCGCAGCCAGCACAAGCGCGACGTTGTGGACATCCGCAACGCCGCTAGCATTACCGCTTTCGGCGTGGACGTCTCTGGCTTCGATGTCTTCAAGTCCCCCGCCAAAGAGACCGAGTTCACTGACGACGCGGCTGTGAGGAACGGATACTATGGCGAAGTCGAAGCGCTACTCAAAGAGAGGATTCCTGAGATCAAAAAGGTTGTTATCTTTGATCATACCATCCGCAGAAGGGAGAAGTCGAGTCCCAGGCAGCCTGTGCAACAAGTCCATGTTGATCAAACCCCCGGCGCTGCTGAAGCTCGCGTGAGACGACACACCGATCCTTCAGAGACggaagagcttctcaagggAAGATACCAAATCATCAACGTCTGGCGACCAATTGGCCATCCGGCAACAGACTTCCCCCTCGCAGTCGTGGACTATCGCACCACCAAACCTGAAGACATGATCAAAGTTGATCTTCTATACCCCAAGCGCGAGGacaacgacgacgatgaccgTGGAAAGGAGGTGCTTCCTGATGCATCGACACTTCGCTCAACGGAGGGTTATCAGATCAAGGGCGAGACATATTCCGTTGCCCCGAATGACGGCCACAAGTTTTACTACGCCAAGGACATGACGCCTGAGGAGGTCATGCTTATCAAATGCTTTGATTCGAAGAGTGAGGTTCACGAGGGCGGTCAGCATGGGCTGGCGGGATATACGCCTCACACTGCGTTTGTCGATCCTGCTACGCCGGCGGATGCGAAGGGACGGCAGAGTATTGAGGTTAGATGCTTGGTATTTTACTAG
- a CDS encoding related to hydroxylase has product MPTQRFRAIIVGGGPVGLTAAHALSRANIDFILLERRSSAVIDAGSNLVLNPMGLRALDQLGLAAPLEQVSSPLGLINRQDHQGRDIGDAYWFILFNKLLGTFPRVVSRHDLTKVLYGSFTPLQKSQILTDKRVADIIPSETGVQVSCDDGTSYEGSIVIGADGAHSFVRNKMRSLAEDAGSDDVNDEKPFLTTFRALWLRMPTKFAGIEPGTTCETHGPGAATQLFAGEDSSVMGLYEKLDTPTRDRIRYTEQDQVDLVERWGHIPLAPGGKLTLKDAFNARTQSGLVSLEEGVVNHWSWGGRVVLAGDSAHKFTPSTGAGCNNGLIDVVALVNQLYALHQKSPAPTHAQLATAFQSYQASRMDPVVEACRGSGQATSSATWQTGVFKFIDKHIIGITAIQNMLFGLGAPKMAQSPKLTFIKGPERHVDKIAWAEPQENKVY; this is encoded by the exons ATGCCTACTCAGCGCTTCAGAGCAATCATCGTCGGAGGCGGTCCAGTTGGCCTCACAGCCGCTCATGCGCTCTCCCGCGCAAATATCGACTTCATTCTTCTTGAACGTCGATCAAGCGCAGTCATTGACGCTGGCTCCAATCTCGTCCTCAACCCCATGGGCCTTCGCGCTCTCGATCAACTCGGTCTCGCGGCTCCTCTTGAGCAGGTCAGCTCTCCCCTTGGCCTGATCAACCGCCAAGACCATCAGGGCCGCGATATCGGAGATGCGTACTGGTTCATCCTGTTTAACAAACT GCTTGGAACATTCCCTCGTGTAGTCAGCCGCCACGACCTCACCAAAGTCCTCTACGGCTCTTTCACTCCTCTCCAGAAGAGTCAGATCCTCACCGACAAGAGAGTCGCCGACATCATCCCCAGCGAAACCGGCGTTCAAGTCTCCTGCGACGATGGAACATCCTACGAGGgatccatcgtcatcgggGCAGATGGCGCTCACAGTTTCGTCCGCAACAAGATGCGCTCTCTTGCCGAAGACGCAGGCTCCGATGATGTTAACGACGAGAAACCCTTCCTGACCACATTCCGAGCGCTCTGGTTGCGCATGCCTACCAAGTTCGCGGGCATCGAGCCTGGCACAACTTGCGAAACTCACGGTCCTGGTGCGGCAACCCAGCTCTTCGCTGGTGAGGATTCTTCCGTCATGGGTCTGTATGAGAAGTTGGATACGCCTACTCGCGATCGAATCCGATACACAGAGCAGGATCAGGTCGATCTCGTTGAGCGATGGGGACACATCCCTCTTGCGCCCGGAGGCAAACTCACCCTCAAAGATGCCTTCAACGCTCGCACTCAGTCTGGCCTCGTCAGTCTCGAAGAAGGCGTCGTCAACCACTGGAGCTGGGGCGGTCGTGTCGTTCTCGCAGGTGACTCGGCTCACAAGTTCACCCCCAGCACAGGCGCCGGTTGCAACAACGGTCTCATCGACGTCGTCGCCCTGGTCAACCAGCTCTACGCTCTTCATCAGAAGTCACCCGCCCCAACTCATGCTCAACTCGCTACCGCCTTCCAGTCGTACCAAGCTTCACGCATGGATCCCGTTGTTGAAGCTTGCCGTGGCTCGGGCCAGGCGACTTCCAGCGCCACTTGGCAGACTGGCGTGTTCAAGTTCATCGACAAGCATATCATTGGCATTACAGCCATTCAGAACATGCTGTTTGGACTGGGTGCACCCAAGATGGCGCAGTCGCCTAAGTTGACCTTCATCAAGGGGCCGGAGAGACACGTTGACAAGATTGCTTGGGCGGAGCCGCAGGAGAACAAGGTTTACTGA
- a CDS encoding related to aminotriazole resistance protein: protein MTETEKEQGFMPDPETDAPSDNNTLTGPDEEAISRTKSNVSIAETFSLPHEILFVAIICMAQFMTQAALGNCLNIIHIIGDSFNLTNPAELSWLIAGFSLTVGTFILFSGRLGDIFGYKRLFLIGFVWFAVWSMICGLANYSNHVLFIFARVFQGIGPALVMPNGLAILGASYKPGGRKAVAFALFGACAPGGCVFGALFAGLFVHGNPAWWPWTYYSFALGLAFIALMAYFIIPDPPHKLSSADMSWGDILGQLDLLGAITGITALVLFNFAWNQAPIDGWDKPYVFVLLIVGVLLVPVFFYVELRVASHPLIPFDALTSDVAYILGCIVCGWATFGIWVYYTWQFFQMLRGSSPLLTSAWMSPVAISGACASLITAWLLHVSHPALVMLLALTAFTTGTILMMTAPVEQSYWYQSFFGLVIMTFGMDMSFPAATLILSNSVKREHQGIAASLVSTIVNYSISLGLGFAATVEVNVTNGGESKHELLIGYRSAFYMAVGFAGLGLGISIIYFLKTKWYQRKGKQ, encoded by the exons ATGACTGAAACAGAAAAAG AGCAGGGTTTTATGCCCGATCCCGAGACGGACGCGCCGTCGGATAACAACACGCTCACAGGGCCCGACGAGGAAGCCATCTCAAGAACAAAGTCCAACGTCTCAATAGCTGAGACATTCTCGCTCCCGCACGAGATCCTCTTCGTGGCGATCATCTGCATGGCGCAGTTCATGACACAAGCCGCGCTCGGAAACtgcctcaacatcatccacaTCATAGGCGACTCATTCAACCTCACTAACCCCGCGGAGCTAAGCTGGCTCATCGCCGGCTTCTCCCTCACAGTCGGaaccttcatcctcttctctggcCGTCTCGGCGACATCTTTGGCTACAAGcgcctcttcctcattgGTTTCGTCTGGTTCGCTGTCTGGTCCATGATCTGCGGGCTGGCAAATTACTCCAACCATGTGCTATTCATCTTTGCGCGCGTGTTTCAGGGCATTGGACCTGCGCTGGTGATGCCGAATGGTCTGGCTATCTTGGGCGCTTCGTACAAGCCTGGTGGGCGAAAGGCTGTTGCGTTTGCGCTCTTTGGAGCTTGTGCACCTGGTGGGTGTGTTTTTGGCGCGCTGTTTGCTGGACTTTTTGTTCATGGGAATCCAGCCTGGTGGCCTTGGACTTACTACTCTTTCGCGCTGGGACTGGCATTCATTGCGCTGATGGCGTACTTTATCATTCCCGACCCTCCTCACAAGCTTTCGTCTGCCGATATGAGCTGGGGCGACATCCTTGGTcagcttgaccttcttggcgCCATCACTGGTATCACCGCCCTGGTCCTCTTCAACTTTGCCTGGAACCAAGCTCCCATCGACGGCTGGGACAAGCCATATGTATTCGTTCTTCTTATCGTCGGAGTGCTTCTGGTTCCCGTCTTCTTCTACGTCGAATTGCGCGTCGCGTCGCATCCTCTCATTCCCTTCGATGCTCTGACTAGTGACGTCGCCTACATCCTGGGGTGCATCGTCTGCGGCTGGGCTACTTTCGGTATCTGGGTGTACTACACTTGGCAATTCTTCCAGATGCTTCGCGGCTCCTCACCTCTTCTTACGAGTGCTTGGATGAGCCCGGTTGCTATCTCTGGAGCGTGCGCCTCACTGATCACCgcatggcttcttcatgtGTCGCACCCTGCTTTGGTCATGCTGCTTGCTCTCACCGCTTTCACAACTGGTACGattttgatgatgacagcacCTGTCGAGCAGTCTTACTGGTACCAATCTTTCTTTGGTCTCGTCATCATGACTTTCGGTATGGACATGTCGTTCCCCGCTGCGACTCTGATCCTCTCCAACTCCGTGAAGCGAGAGCACCAAGGCATTGCAGCAAGCTTGGTCAGCACGATCGTGAACTACAGTATCAGCCTGGGCCTCGGATTTGCTGCTACGGTGGAGGTCAACGTCACAAACGGTGGAGAGTCAAAGCACGAGTTATTGATTGGTTATAGATCTGCCTTCTACATGGCTGTTGGTTTCGCGGGGCTGGGACTCGGTATCAGCATCATCTACTTCCTCAAAACAAAGTGGTATCAGAGGAAGGGGAAGCAATGA